A single window of Salvia splendens isolate huo1 chromosome 6, SspV2, whole genome shotgun sequence DNA harbors:
- the LOC121808394 gene encoding apoptosis inhibitor 5-like protein API5, whose product MAEATVDVGDIEKLYEYGERLNEAKDKSQNRKDYEGILAAANGSVKAKQLSAQMIPKFFKFFPELAEQALDQHLYLCEDEELGVRVQAIRGLPLFCKDTPEHLTKIVDILAQLLIAGDNVERDAVHKAIMSLLRQDVKTSLTALFKHIGSTDDRSAEDLTACESIREKVLCFIRDKVFSLKEELLKPKDEMERHITNLVKQNMQDVTAAEFKLFIDFLKSLTLFGKDAPVEHVQELVEIIEGQADLDAQFNVSDSDHIHRFISCIQMALPFFMRGASSSKFFNYLTKQIIPVFDKLPDERKLDLLKNLAECSLYARPQEARQLLPSVVQLLKKYMVRRKIEEIDFTSIECLLYAFHHLAHKTPNTTNSLCGYKIVTGQPSDRLGEDFTEQYKDFTERLTTTEELAKAMNKKLTQGMAEHNKAMAAAKTEEEKETIKKQKQNATAGLRTCNNILAMTQPLHSKAPSFIGDQKISFSWKEVTKVATTAGAGGQKRSANAGNGSGMNAMKKARGAGGVQNQLVNRAFKGLNEGRGGGRGRGGWRGRGRGRGYY is encoded by the exons ATGGCGGAAGCGACCGTAGATGTCGGCGACATCGAGAAGCTCTACGAGTACGGCGAGAGACTGAATGAAGCCAAAGATAAGTCCCAG AATAGGAAGGATTACGAGGGGATACTTGCTGCTGCGAATGGCAGTGTGAAAGCGAAGCAGCTGTCGGCACAAATGATACCTAAGTTCTTCAAGTTTTTCCCTGAGCTCGCCGAGCAAGCTCTGGACCAGCATCTGTATTTGTGCGAGGACGAGGAGCTTGGT GTGCGTGTACAAGCTATTCGTGGGCTTCCTCTATTCTGCAAGGATACTCCTGAACATCTGACAAAAATTGTTGACATCCTCGCCCAACTTCTTATTGCTG GAGATAACGTGGAGCGTGATGCAGTACACAAAGCCATTATGTCCCTGTTGCGACAGGATGTTAAGA CATCTTTAACAGCTTTGTTTAAGCACATTGGTAGCACTGATGATCGAAGTGCAGAGGATCTCACTGCTTGTGAGAGCATACGTGAGAAGGTTCTTTGCTTTATTAGGGATAAG GTGTTCTCCCTTAAAGAAGAGTTGTTGAAGCCTAAAGATGAAATGGAGAGACATATAACTAATTTGGTAAAGCAG AATATGCAAGATGTAACAGCTGCCGAATTTAAATTGTTCATTGACTTCTTGAAAAGCTTGACCTTGTTTGGAAAGGATGCTCCCGTGGAGCATGTTCAAGAACTTGTTGAGATTATTGAAGGCCAAGCTGATCTTGATGCTCAGTTTAAT GTTTCAGACAGTGATCACATTCATCGATTCATATCCTGCATACAAATGGCCCTTCCTTTTTTTATG AGGGGTGCTTCAAGTAGCAAGTTCTTCAATTATTTAACTAAGCAAATCATCCCTGTTTTTGACAAG CTTCCTGACGAAAGAAAGTTGGACTTGCTAAAGAATCTTGCTGAATGTTCATTGTATGCTAGACCACAAGAGGCAAGGCAGCTTCTTCCATCAGTAGTGCAACTTTTAAAG AAATACATGGTCCGGAGAAAGATTGAAGAGATTGATTTTACAAGTATTGAGTGCTTGTTGTATGCATTTCACCATTTAGCTCACAAG ACTCCCAATACCACGAATAGTCTTTGTGGCTACAAGATTGTTACCGGACAACCTTCAGATAGGCTTGGGGAAGATTTCACAGAACAATATAAAGATTTTACTGAGAG ATTAACCACTACTGAGGAATTAGCCAAGGCAATGAATAAGAAGCTGACACAGGGCATGGCGGAGCATAATAAAGCAATGGCAGCTGCAAaaacagaagaagaaaaagaaacaatT AAGAAACAGAAGCAGAATGCTACAGCTGGGCTTCGAACGTGCAACAATATACTAGCAATGACACAG CCTTTGCATTCGAAAGCACCTTCATTTATTGGGGACCAGAAGATCAGCTTTTCATGGAAAGAAGTGACTAAAGTTGCAACGACTGCTGGTGCTGGAGG TCAAAAGAGATCCGCTAATGCTGGTAACGGATCTGGCATGAATGCAATGAAGAAGGCCCGAGGAGCTGGAGGTGTGCAAAACCAACTCGTTAACCGAGCTTTCAAGGGTTTGAACGAGGGGAGAGGCGGTGGAAGAGGTAGAGGAGGCTGGAGGGGGCGCGGTCGAGGGAGAGGCTATTATTAA